The Euphorbia lathyris chromosome 2, ddEupLath1.1, whole genome shotgun sequence genome includes a window with the following:
- the LOC136220041 gene encoding uncharacterized protein — protein sequence MSGSGGVSIARARGENRFYVSPGMRRQQQQQQQQQKQQHQQQQLQQQQKLQQQQQQRVLVSKNCAPEIEKGAESDQCGSSGSSSSISNCSVSSRSGNEGTSTNLDRFLESTTPVVPAQFLPKTSMKGWRTRQSECHSYFSLGDLWESFREWSAYGAGVPLLLNGSETVMQYYVPYLSGIQLYIDPSRPLPRLRRPGEESDAESSRETSSDGSSDFGADRAVNNGVSGPRAQQNVMDANIQNLSKLSLRNKPLKGSSSDECEISNPPGRLIFEYMEHASPFTRQPLADKISVLASQFPELKTFKSCDLLPSSWVSVAWYPIYRIPVGPTLQNLDACFLTFHSLSTSQSQNTDGMQPQGSIIREAPCADTPLKLPLTTFGLASYKFRVSFWNPNGVYESQKVNSLLRAADNWLRLLQVNHPDYSFFISHNSNWR from the exons ATGTCGGGTTCCGGTGGAGTTTCGATCGCCCGAGCCCGCGGTGAGAACCGATTCTATGTTTCTCCGGGGATGCGGaggcagcagcagcagcagcaacaacaacaaaaacagCAGCATCAGCAGCAGCAGCTGCAGCAGCAACAGAAGCTGcaacagcagcagcagcagagGGTCTTGGTTTCCAAGAATTGTGCTCCCGAGATTGAGAAGGGGGCGGAGTCCGATCAATGCGGGTCTTCGGGTTCTTCGTCGTCAATATCTAATTGCTCGGTTTCTTCCCGCTCAGGGAACGAAGGGACTTCAACGAATTTAGATCGATTCTTGGAATCCACTACCCCTGTAGTTCCTGCTCAGTTTTTGCCCAAG ACAAGCATGAAGGGATGGAGGACTCGTCAATCAGAGTGTCACTCGTACTTTTCACTGGGGGATCTATGGGAATCTTTCAGAGAATGGAGTGCGTACGGAGCTGGTGTTCCTCTTCTGTTAAATGGTTCTGAAACTGTTATGCAGTATTATGTTCCGTACTTGTCTGGCATTCAACTGTATATAGACCCATCTAGACCCTTGCCGAGGCTAAG GAGACCTGGTGAGGAAAGTGATGCCGAGTCATCTAGGGAGACTAGTAGTGATGGTAGCAGTGACTTTGGAGCAGATAGAGCTGTAAATAATGGTGTTTCGGGGCCTAGAGCCCAGCAAAATGTTATGGATGCAAATATTCAAAATTTGAGTAAACTCTCACTGAGAAATAAGCCCTTAAAAGGTTCGTCAAGTGATGAATGTGAGATTTCCAATCCTCCAGGTCGGCTTATTTTTGAATATATGGAGCATGCCTCACCGTTTACACGGCAACCTCTCGCTGACAAG ATTTCAGTTCTTGCATCTCAGTTTCCAGAACTGAAGACATTTAAGAGTTGCGATCTGTTGCCCTCGAGTTGGGTTTCTGTGGCGTGGTATCCTATTTATAGGATCCCAGTCGGTCCAACACTACAGAATCTGGATGCCTGCTTTCTGACTTTTCATTCTCTATCAACCTCTCAGA GTCAGAACACTGATGGGATGCAACCTCAGGGCTCTATCATTAGAGAGGCTCCCTGTGCTGACACTCCACTCAAGCTACCTTTGACGACGTTTGGTCTTGCTTCCTACAAGTTTAGAGTCTCGTTTTGGAATCCGAACGGCGTTTATGAAAGTCAAAAGGTGAATTCCCTGTTGCGGG